The following proteins come from a genomic window of Pirellula staleyi DSM 6068:
- a CDS encoding zinc ribbon domain-containing protein produces the protein MNCNHCGTPLRDQARFCSSCGSPISAKSLAARVTIPTNLQAAIGVMADVVTRVEQELPGHQHGSFSKLATAIRSFREVRNEAATAAQLAAAEIPCVTILGSSAKQRLLLVNQLLETELFAGNWQESAGPITIAYGTAASATLLSGNSEPLELPLRPRDIGPGVLVQLPSPLLGHGHWAVASLPDLRSEASVESLLRVSLRSAVVVMTLTAHQLLSTSEQRVLDELVLPYAAAPVMLVVSDLDSVASAADREELATRLERFVSRRAAQIELVTQDPAAALRARLAAGIPAAAVRWTTLLAHLLDRSELLLPEPPPERAESDPTARNRSMLEGEHRLTQREAIAQLRGRASQLSLELSARLASASLEYLQHEATAHLVRDLKQAGEEAASLYARRMRSLLESERIFVPLGQSIESTSCSQLQVDVASRPEVEKKHGKRDYIALTATIAALSIPIMIMPPLAAAVVSVIGIIVTNNRRRHMAEAQLEAERAAITTQLAEWIDASTERIASDMKVQSDRWFEQLVQALEPSRPDQTADRVQQTDSPHEVIQVCRTLLAQIQLPADGVSSTEKLP, from the coding sequence ATGAACTGCAACCATTGTGGAACTCCGCTGCGCGATCAAGCTCGCTTCTGCAGCAGCTGTGGTAGCCCCATCTCTGCCAAATCACTCGCGGCGCGCGTCACTATTCCGACCAACCTGCAGGCAGCCATTGGTGTGATGGCCGATGTGGTGACGCGGGTCGAGCAAGAGCTGCCCGGTCATCAGCATGGCAGTTTTTCGAAACTGGCCACCGCCATTCGAAGCTTTCGCGAAGTACGAAACGAAGCGGCGACAGCGGCGCAGCTGGCTGCTGCCGAAATTCCCTGCGTCACGATTTTGGGAAGCTCGGCCAAACAGCGTCTGCTGCTGGTGAATCAGCTCCTCGAGACCGAACTTTTTGCGGGGAACTGGCAAGAGAGTGCCGGGCCGATCACGATTGCTTACGGCACAGCCGCCAGCGCCACGCTGCTTTCGGGAAATAGCGAACCGCTCGAGCTGCCGCTACGTCCGCGCGATATCGGACCCGGGGTGCTGGTGCAACTCCCTTCGCCGCTGCTCGGCCATGGCCACTGGGCCGTTGCTTCCCTTCCCGATTTGCGAAGCGAAGCGTCGGTCGAGTCGCTGCTGCGAGTCAGCCTCCGCTCGGCCGTCGTCGTAATGACCCTCACCGCGCATCAGCTCCTCTCGACGAGCGAACAGCGGGTCCTCGACGAACTCGTGTTGCCCTACGCTGCAGCGCCGGTGATGCTAGTGGTGAGCGACCTCGACAGCGTCGCAAGCGCCGCAGATCGCGAGGAACTAGCCACGCGGCTCGAGCGTTTTGTCTCGCGCCGAGCGGCTCAGATTGAGCTTGTCACGCAAGATCCTGCAGCGGCACTTCGCGCGCGGCTTGCCGCTGGCATTCCCGCCGCGGCGGTTCGGTGGACCACTCTGCTGGCCCATCTGCTCGACCGGAGCGAGCTGCTGTTGCCCGAGCCTCCTCCCGAGCGCGCCGAGAGCGATCCCACCGCGCGTAATCGCTCGATGCTCGAGGGGGAACATCGCCTGACCCAGCGCGAGGCCATTGCGCAGCTGCGCGGCCGCGCGTCGCAGCTGTCGCTCGAACTCTCGGCCCGACTAGCGTCGGCATCGCTCGAGTATCTGCAGCACGAAGCGACCGCTCATCTGGTGCGCGATCTCAAGCAAGCAGGCGAAGAGGCGGCGAGTCTCTACGCTCGGCGGATGCGCAGTTTGCTCGAGAGCGAACGGATTTTTGTCCCTCTCGGCCAGTCGATCGAGAGCACCAGCTGCTCGCAGCTGCAGGTCGATGTCGCAAGTCGTCCCGAGGTCGAAAAAAAACATGGCAAGCGCGACTACATTGCCCTCACCGCGACGATTGCCGCCCTCTCGATCCCGATCATGATCATGCCTCCGCTCGCCGCCGCTGTCGTTTCGGTGATTGGAATCATCGTCACGAACAACCGCCGGCGGCACATGGCCGAAGCCCAGCTCGAGGCCGAGCGCGCCGCAATCACCACCCAGCTCGCTGAGTGGATCGATGCCTCGACCGAGCGGATCGCTAGTGACATGAAAGTGCAGAGCGATCGCTGGTTCGAGCAGCTGGTGCAAGCGCTCGAGCCGAGCAGACCCGACCAGACAGCCGATCGCGTTCAGCAGACCGACTCGCCCCACGAAGTGATTCAGGTTTGCCGCACCTTACTTGCTCAAATTCAACTTCCAGCCGATGGCGTCAGCTCGACGGAGAAACTTCCATGA
- a CDS encoding M48 family metallopeptidase — protein sequence MNIPRFEPLSQQLVPSTTPAHSFASLSPGRYRHHQDEHAMSLLRESAGFGDLVRVHSELFTEYQMRAVNLATNLRVSEKQFPSLHELFRHCCRTLGVYPYPDFFIGYGTNAWTAGVETPHVVIGGGLVESLSREELQFVIGHELGHILFKHVYFQQIGVKMLGLVDLIPVVGGIVKSVAFSQLMHFIRSAEYSADRAGLLACDSFDAAMQTLLRLMRFSTPVPVTLNLDACLEQARELSEEFDSNMTSMLRGAPTEHELTHPWPIRRVKELDRWIREEGYQKLRSEAVALAQQSVLLLEAPQQQAVVCSVCKTPLTSSDRFCFSCGAPLRSIKTSSSHPGEESSK from the coding sequence ATGAATATCCCTCGTTTCGAGCCCCTTTCGCAGCAACTGGTGCCGTCGACCACGCCGGCGCACAGCTTTGCGTCTCTCTCGCCAGGACGCTATCGACATCATCAAGATGAGCATGCAATGTCGCTCTTGCGCGAGTCGGCAGGCTTCGGCGATTTGGTTCGTGTGCATAGCGAACTCTTCACCGAGTATCAGATGCGGGCTGTCAACCTGGCAACGAACCTCCGCGTTAGCGAAAAGCAGTTCCCGTCGCTGCACGAACTTTTTCGGCACTGCTGTCGCACGCTCGGTGTCTATCCCTATCCCGACTTCTTCATTGGCTACGGCACGAACGCCTGGACAGCCGGTGTTGAAACTCCTCACGTGGTGATCGGCGGTGGGCTGGTCGAGTCACTCTCGCGCGAAGAGTTGCAGTTCGTGATCGGACACGAACTCGGCCACATCTTGTTCAAGCATGTCTATTTCCAGCAAATCGGTGTCAAAATGCTGGGGCTCGTCGATCTGATTCCGGTGGTTGGCGGCATCGTGAAGTCGGTCGCTTTCTCGCAGCTGATGCACTTCATTCGCTCGGCCGAATACTCCGCCGATCGCGCGGGGCTGCTAGCCTGCGACAGCTTCGACGCTGCGATGCAAACGCTGCTCCGCTTAATGCGTTTCAGCACACCTGTGCCAGTGACGCTGAACCTCGATGCTTGTCTCGAGCAAGCCCGCGAGCTGAGCGAGGAGTTCGATAGCAACATGACTTCGATGCTGCGTGGGGCTCCGACCGAACATGAACTGACCCATCCCTGGCCGATTCGGCGCGTGAAGGAACTCGATCGCTGGATTCGCGAGGAGGGGTATCAAAAACTTCGGAGCGAGGCCGTCGCGCTCGCCCAACAATCGGTGCTGCTGCTCGAGGCACCTCAGCAGCAAGCGGTCGTCTGTAGCGTTTGTAAAACGCCCCTGACTTCCAGCGATCGTTTTTGTTTCAGCTGCGGTGCGCCGCTCCGCTCGATCAAAACCTCCAGTTCGCATCCTGGCGAGGAGTCGTCGAAATGA
- a CDS encoding dynamin family protein, whose product MTSAPTFETFARDRAHVGQLLVQLEQAFRRLDSISRADQIARVRKALESDTFKVLIAGEFKRGKSTLINALLGQNVLPAKVAPCTAVITRIRFGEKKRAVLYFRDDDPEIVSAPLEVDLEANPAALKDLVTIKVDEQDDVDEATGQRRNVSPYSHCEVFYPLELCRQNVEIVDSPGLNESETRTEVTRSFLVDADAMVIVLSCEQQFSSSERSFIENELASRDLSDVFFLWNRFDAVRDSPEDVSDLKRLSREKLEPRVGGRPRVFYVAARDALAGRLQNQEPLLTRSGVPEFERALETFLARERGRVKLRTPIRMGENAVSEGILQLLPYREKLLKQPLEELQLMMEKQRPKLDAVERQRERILHTIERRGDVMVTDAQSSLRSLIRQIDTGLAQRAAAVDVGIWETIRSKQKVEDKVIDSLQKYVDQEVKKWQETVLMEILRAHHTELVTQLDEQAKHFMMSLEEYQQSITATVSLIPERKTQEVSALNRIAGAGLGILGGWGAMIEGASHGADKVVNGVIFNGILGFAMVMMKFTIPVVGITLGAISLGRTIFKAQQAASEIRAAATSALSTALLREQVRLEGVIRQQVLEMITKMRDTMGEQMGVMVDEVRGQLESVIVDRQQQEQTIDEQLNECALIRSQLETILTSLQGVRAGLEVE is encoded by the coding sequence ATGACATCCGCACCCACGTTTGAAACTTTTGCGCGCGACCGAGCGCACGTCGGCCAGTTGCTCGTGCAGCTCGAGCAAGCCTTTCGACGTCTCGATTCCATTTCGCGCGCCGATCAAATCGCGCGCGTTCGCAAGGCGCTTGAGTCCGATACGTTCAAGGTGCTGATCGCTGGCGAGTTCAAGCGCGGCAAATCGACCCTGATCAACGCCCTGTTGGGACAAAATGTTCTTCCGGCAAAAGTGGCACCGTGCACGGCGGTGATTACGCGAATTCGCTTCGGTGAAAAGAAACGCGCGGTCCTCTATTTTCGCGACGATGATCCTGAGATCGTTAGCGCGCCGCTGGAGGTCGATCTGGAAGCCAATCCCGCTGCGCTCAAGGATCTGGTGACGATCAAAGTCGACGAGCAAGACGATGTCGATGAAGCAACGGGACAGCGGCGGAATGTGAGTCCCTATTCGCACTGCGAAGTCTTTTATCCACTCGAGCTCTGTCGTCAAAACGTCGAGATTGTCGATTCGCCGGGGCTCAACGAATCAGAAACTCGGACCGAGGTGACTCGCTCGTTCCTGGTCGATGCCGATGCGATGGTGATCGTCCTCTCGTGCGAACAGCAGTTCTCGTCGAGCGAGCGTTCGTTCATCGAAAACGAACTGGCGAGCCGCGATCTCAGCGATGTCTTTTTCCTCTGGAACCGGTTTGATGCGGTGCGTGATTCACCCGAAGATGTGAGCGATCTGAAGCGGCTGTCGCGCGAAAAACTTGAGCCGCGTGTCGGTGGCCGTCCCCGCGTTTTTTATGTCGCCGCTCGCGACGCGCTGGCAGGACGTTTGCAAAATCAAGAGCCACTGCTTACCCGGTCGGGAGTCCCTGAGTTTGAGCGGGCGCTCGAGACATTCCTGGCGCGCGAGCGAGGACGTGTCAAACTGCGAACACCGATTCGCATGGGAGAAAATGCGGTGAGCGAAGGGATTTTGCAGCTCCTGCCCTACCGCGAAAAACTGCTCAAACAGCCGCTCGAAGAGCTGCAGTTGATGATGGAAAAACAGCGTCCCAAGCTCGATGCGGTCGAGCGTCAGCGCGAGCGCATTTTGCACACCATCGAGCGCCGCGGCGATGTGATGGTCACCGACGCGCAAAGCTCTCTCCGCTCCCTCATTCGGCAAATTGATACCGGTCTGGCGCAGCGCGCTGCGGCTGTCGATGTCGGCATCTGGGAGACGATTCGGAGCAAACAAAAAGTCGAAGATAAGGTGATCGACTCGCTGCAAAAGTACGTCGATCAAGAGGTGAAGAAATGGCAAGAGACGGTGCTGATGGAGATTCTCCGCGCGCATCACACCGAGCTCGTGACGCAGCTCGACGAGCAAGCAAAGCATTTCATGATGAGCCTCGAAGAGTACCAGCAAAGCATCACCGCCACCGTCAGCCTGATCCCCGAACGAAAGACGCAAGAGGTTTCGGCGCTCAACCGGATTGCTGGCGCGGGACTCGGAATCCTGGGAGGCTGGGGAGCGATGATCGAAGGGGCCAGCCACGGGGCCGATAAGGTGGTCAATGGTGTGATCTTCAACGGCATCCTCGGCTTCGCGATGGTGATGATGAAGTTCACCATTCCGGTCGTCGGAATTACCCTTGGAGCGATCAGCCTCGGACGGACAATCTTCAAGGCCCAACAAGCAGCGAGTGAAATTCGTGCGGCCGCAACTTCAGCGCTGTCGACGGCGCTACTGCGCGAGCAGGTGCGTCTTGAAGGGGTGATTCGTCAGCAGGTGCTGGAGATGATCACCAAGATGCGCGACACCATGGGGGAGCAGATGGGGGTGATGGTCGACGAAGTGCGCGGACAGCTCGAGTCGGTGATCGTCGATCGACAGCAGCAGGAGCAAACGATCGACGAGCAGCTGAACGAGTGCGCACTGATTCGCTCGCAGCTCGAGACCATTTTGACTTCGCTACAAGGTGTGCGGGCCGGTCTCGAAGTGGAGTAG